The Akkermansia muciniphila genome contains a region encoding:
- a CDS encoding acyltransferase has protein sequence MNRFLAAIYCSLSFSSQTRKKRRIRLGLKSGGEGYVNPEGNRIFLIHPSGEKQLVEPFQIPGSVRLNIEGEHNTLIFHAPLSLNNVSIHIWKHVRGVKMEFGSSAADHSHWNNVSILAAASGSALSIGHSTSIEGLTVVLAGGQCHIGNDCMLSSKITIWANDSHRLMDADTGELLNGRPQGVFIGDHCWIGQGAVFTKNAIIPANTVVGLQAVVTKPFREEFTVLAGNPARAIKNRVKWSREREMG, from the coding sequence ATGAACCGTTTTCTTGCAGCAATCTATTGCAGCCTCTCTTTTTCTTCGCAAACCAGAAAAAAACGCCGTATCCGCCTGGGCTTGAAGTCAGGGGGAGAAGGGTACGTGAACCCGGAAGGGAACCGTATTTTTCTCATTCATCCTTCCGGAGAAAAACAGCTTGTGGAGCCGTTCCAGATTCCCGGCTCCGTCCGGCTGAACATTGAGGGGGAACACAACACGCTCATCTTCCATGCCCCGCTCTCCTTAAACAATGTTTCCATCCACATCTGGAAGCATGTCCGCGGCGTGAAAATGGAATTCGGCTCTTCCGCGGCCGATCACAGCCACTGGAACAATGTGAGCATTCTGGCGGCGGCATCCGGAAGCGCCCTGTCCATCGGCCATTCAACGAGCATCGAAGGACTAACGGTCGTCCTTGCGGGCGGCCAATGCCATATTGGGAACGATTGCATGCTGTCTTCCAAAATCACCATTTGGGCAAACGATTCCCATCGCCTGATGGACGCGGACACCGGGGAACTGCTCAACGGCCGGCCGCAGGGCGTCTTCATTGGCGACCACTGCTGGATTGGGCAGGGAGCCGTCTTCACCAAAAACGCCATCATCCCGGCAAATACGGTTGTAGGCCTGCAAGCGGTCGTCACCAAACCCTTCCGGGAGGAATTCACCGTTCTGGCGGGGAACCCGGCCAGAGCCATCAAAAACAGGGTCAAATGGAGCCGTGAAAGAGAAATGGGGTAA
- the tkt gene encoding transketolase, with protein MNLDLLQKAANQARGLAMDAVHDCASGHLGLPLGCAEIGAVLFGDLLNICPAQPRWLNRDRFILSAGHGSMFLYGWLHLSGFNISIEDLKGFRHKGSITPGHPEFRDTEGVECTTGPLGQGIANAVGFALSARRAAARFNRPGMDIFTQHVFCLTGDGCLQEGVARESIALAAVLKLDNLILIYDSNDITLDAPADRTQIADPRAMYEALGWDVRQIDGHDLKAIAEAVEAAKAAKNGKPQLIIAKTVIGKGIPGIEGTTKGHGEGGAKLQEEAHANWGIPAGERYYVSEDVRSFFNGLRAGREAAFTAWEATYRKWRAAYPELAAELDSGMDACARGVDAAITDKDIPPFPADYSDATRSAGSVAINAVAKADPWFLTTSADLYSSNKNYLSGAGDFSAENPEGRNFWFGIREHAMAAICNGMAYDGLFRVSAATFCVFVDYMRGAIRVAALSGLPVTYILTHDSVAVGEDGPTHQPVETVSGLRVIPNLDVIRPADPEETAGAWMAALQRAEGPTALILTRQKVATLNDIPVETRRQGVLKGGYIARREQGELKAVIMASGSELELALKAAEQVGEGIRVVSMPSFFRFDAQPAEYRESVIPSSCVKRVSVEAGITDLWWKYLGCQGEAVGINRFGFSAPGAQVLEELGMNVDNVVAAVQKVLAK; from the coding sequence ATGAATCTTGACCTTCTCCAAAAAGCCGCCAACCAGGCGCGGGGACTTGCCATGGATGCCGTTCACGACTGCGCGTCCGGCCACCTGGGCCTGCCGCTGGGATGCGCAGAAATCGGGGCCGTCCTGTTCGGCGATCTGCTCAACATCTGTCCCGCGCAGCCCCGCTGGCTCAACCGTGACCGCTTCATTCTCTCTGCCGGCCACGGCTCCATGTTCCTTTACGGCTGGCTGCACCTGTCGGGATTCAACATCAGCATTGAAGACCTCAAAGGCTTCCGCCACAAGGGGTCCATCACGCCCGGCCACCCGGAATTCCGGGATACGGAGGGTGTGGAATGCACCACGGGGCCCCTGGGCCAGGGCATTGCGAACGCCGTAGGCTTCGCCCTTTCCGCCAGGCGCGCCGCCGCCCGGTTCAACAGGCCCGGCATGGACATCTTCACCCAGCACGTTTTCTGCCTGACGGGGGACGGCTGCCTTCAGGAAGGCGTGGCCCGCGAATCCATTGCCCTGGCCGCCGTCCTGAAACTGGACAACCTCATTCTCATTTACGATTCCAACGACATCACGCTGGACGCCCCGGCGGACCGCACCCAGATTGCGGACCCGCGCGCCATGTATGAAGCCCTGGGCTGGGACGTGCGCCAGATTGACGGCCATGACCTCAAGGCCATCGCGGAAGCGGTGGAAGCCGCCAAGGCGGCCAAAAACGGCAAGCCCCAGCTCATCATTGCCAAGACCGTCATCGGCAAAGGCATTCCCGGCATTGAAGGCACCACCAAGGGCCACGGGGAAGGCGGCGCCAAGCTCCAGGAGGAAGCGCACGCCAACTGGGGAATTCCCGCGGGAGAACGCTATTATGTATCTGAAGACGTCCGCAGCTTCTTCAACGGCCTCCGGGCCGGGAGGGAAGCCGCCTTCACCGCCTGGGAAGCCACGTACCGGAAATGGCGCGCCGCCTATCCGGAACTGGCCGCAGAGCTGGACTCCGGCATGGACGCCTGCGCCAGGGGCGTGGACGCCGCCATCACGGACAAGGACATTCCCCCCTTCCCCGCAGATTACAGTGACGCCACCCGTTCCGCCGGTTCCGTGGCCATCAACGCCGTTGCCAAGGCGGACCCGTGGTTCCTGACCACCAGCGCGGACCTGTACAGCTCCAACAAGAATTACCTTTCCGGCGCGGGGGATTTCTCCGCGGAAAATCCGGAAGGCCGCAACTTCTGGTTCGGTATCCGCGAACATGCCATGGCCGCCATCTGCAACGGCATGGCCTATGACGGGCTGTTCCGCGTGAGCGCCGCCACGTTCTGCGTGTTTGTGGACTACATGCGCGGCGCCATCCGCGTGGCCGCCCTCAGCGGCCTGCCCGTCACCTACATCCTGACGCACGATTCCGTGGCCGTGGGCGAAGACGGCCCCACCCACCAGCCGGTGGAAACCGTTTCCGGCCTCCGCGTGATTCCCAACCTGGACGTCATCCGTCCGGCAGACCCGGAAGAAACCGCCGGAGCTTGGATGGCCGCCCTGCAACGCGCCGAGGGTCCCACCGCCCTGATCCTGACCCGGCAGAAGGTCGCCACCCTGAATGACATTCCCGTGGAAACGCGCCGCCAGGGCGTGTTGAAAGGCGGCTACATCGCCCGGCGGGAACAGGGGGAACTGAAAGCCGTCATTATGGCCAGCGGTTCGGAACTGGAACTGGCCCTGAAAGCCGCGGAACAGGTGGGAGAAGGAATCCGCGTGGTTTCCATGCCCAGCTTCTTCCGCTTTGACGCCCAGCCCGCGGAATACCGGGAAAGCGTGATCCCCTCCTCCTGCGTGAAGAGGGTGTCCGTGGAAGCCGGGATCACGGACCTCTGGTGGAAATACCTGGGCTGCCAGGGTGAAGCCGTGGGCATCAACCGCTTCGGCTTCTCCGCACCCGGCGCACAGGTGCTGGAAGAACTCGGCATGAACGTGGACAACGTCGTCGCCGCCGTTCAAAAAGTGCTCGCCAAATAA
- a CDS encoding sulfatase-like hydrolase/transferase produces MMRKLNWCGWIPAAVAACCLAHAEEIGIGVLNGAAATETAFQQAQPGTVAEEGKTWNFIKPAANATTTASALKTTEGVSTEASCAIKPGYCASNGVFAPGKNRDYVLMDSWAGIRGTENVVISQLPESMAEYCHVEIYGDCNDSDRDMVYTANGLSGVIQDRGTFSGAFQEGANKLTLKYVPVTNGTITITGNGASLTRSAINAVRLAAPSPGIVSFTATPAEIMEDSASGAVLSWKTWKCGAVTLSTRDGQDIPATTENGAGSVTVKPGTTTTYVLRAACEDGTASAEEVTVTVKKQEPEILLFESDKKRITPGSHEKATLTWSTVKAQTLTLTANGTEVPVTSTAGAGSVQVAPAETTQYTLTLTAADGTEKSKSLIISVLAENAPNVLVFLVDDMGWQDTSVPFYYKDGQPVVTELNSFYKTPSMERLAVQGMKFTNAYSCPLCSPGRTSLMTGKTSARHRVTNWTAVNAPTLNEFSGGLPHIRAPQWNMAGMSQQEIPLPRVLQEAGYRTITVGKAHFAPSNQRYSNPANLGFDVNIAGCSAGQPASYRGEDHFGSGNTHVPDLEEYYGTTTAEDRKKNFLTNALTLEMKKQIKAAVDDNAPFFAYMTHYAVHQRHDQPDPNGDYDTYPSGTTFEPGVSIGGNLRNFGTLIGGMDKSLGDLMDYLKELGVANRTLVIFMSDNGGDAPIQQSYDGNIPWLEKISAVAPLRGRKGSRYEGGTRIPMIVGWAEADPSSSIQQEYPIRQNAVNHDIVAIWDIYPTILNMLKLKVPVGQQVDGEDISPYFRGDASFHRTQKIFQHFPHHHSYANFYSTYRDGDWKVIYNYMDQYAHTDLYSGNGYKTAGRFPWQLFNLKDDIGESNDLARDPAQQERLMRMARALIRELRQVDAQYPVLTRNGQAVGTAYIRMPDLPDVDSDGDGVPDLVEDANGNGLVDPGETDPDDASSVVPIRQ; encoded by the coding sequence ATGATGAGAAAACTGAATTGGTGCGGATGGATTCCGGCCGCAGTGGCCGCCTGCTGTCTGGCTCATGCGGAAGAAATAGGGATAGGGGTGCTGAACGGAGCTGCTGCCACGGAGACGGCGTTCCAGCAGGCGCAGCCCGGGACTGTGGCGGAGGAAGGGAAAACCTGGAATTTCATCAAGCCCGCGGCCAATGCCACGACGACCGCCTCCGCCCTGAAAACTACGGAGGGAGTGTCCACGGAAGCCTCCTGCGCCATCAAGCCGGGTTACTGCGCCAGCAACGGCGTCTTTGCGCCCGGCAAAAACCGCGATTATGTTCTCATGGATTCCTGGGCAGGCATCCGGGGGACGGAAAATGTCGTGATTTCCCAGCTTCCGGAGTCCATGGCGGAATACTGCCATGTGGAAATTTACGGGGATTGCAATGATTCGGACCGGGACATGGTTTATACGGCCAACGGCCTCTCCGGCGTCATTCAGGACCGCGGCACGTTTTCCGGCGCTTTTCAGGAAGGAGCCAACAAGCTGACGCTGAAATATGTTCCGGTAACGAACGGGACCATCACCATCACGGGAAACGGGGCTTCCCTGACCCGTTCCGCCATTAATGCCGTCCGCCTGGCGGCGCCCTCTCCCGGCATCGTGTCCTTTACGGCTACTCCTGCGGAAATCATGGAAGATTCGGCTTCCGGAGCCGTGCTGAGCTGGAAAACCTGGAAATGCGGAGCGGTCACGCTGAGCACCAGGGACGGGCAGGACATTCCGGCCACCACGGAGAACGGCGCAGGCTCCGTCACGGTAAAGCCCGGGACCACGACGACTTACGTTCTCCGCGCCGCTTGTGAGGACGGGACCGCTTCCGCGGAAGAAGTAACGGTGACCGTCAAGAAGCAGGAGCCGGAGATACTTCTCTTTGAATCGGACAAAAAGAGGATTACTCCCGGCAGTCATGAAAAGGCCACCCTGACGTGGAGTACGGTGAAGGCGCAAACACTCACCCTGACCGCCAATGGAACGGAGGTGCCCGTCACCAGCACGGCGGGCGCCGGCAGCGTGCAGGTAGCTCCTGCGGAAACCACGCAGTACACGCTGACGCTGACCGCGGCGGACGGCACGGAGAAAAGCAAGTCCCTGATCATTTCCGTTCTGGCGGAGAATGCGCCCAACGTTCTGGTGTTCCTGGTGGACGACATGGGCTGGCAGGATACGTCCGTGCCATTTTACTATAAGGACGGCCAGCCCGTCGTCACGGAGTTGAACTCGTTTTACAAAACGCCCTCCATGGAAAGACTGGCGGTGCAGGGGATGAAGTTCACGAACGCCTACTCGTGCCCCCTGTGTTCCCCGGGCCGCACGTCTCTGATGACGGGGAAGACCTCCGCCCGCCACCGGGTTACCAACTGGACGGCCGTGAATGCCCCCACGCTGAATGAATTCAGCGGCGGGCTCCCCCACATCCGGGCTCCCCAGTGGAACATGGCCGGGATGAGCCAGCAGGAGATTCCCCTCCCCCGGGTTCTTCAGGAAGCGGGTTACAGGACGATTACGGTAGGGAAGGCCCACTTTGCTCCGTCCAACCAGCGTTATTCCAATCCGGCCAATCTGGGATTTGACGTCAACATTGCCGGCTGTTCCGCCGGGCAGCCCGCCTCCTACCGGGGAGAAGACCATTTCGGCTCCGGGAATACCCATGTTCCGGACCTGGAGGAATATTACGGAACGACCACGGCGGAAGACAGGAAGAAGAACTTCCTGACAAATGCCCTGACGCTGGAGATGAAGAAGCAGATCAAGGCCGCCGTGGATGATAATGCGCCTTTCTTCGCGTACATGACCCATTACGCCGTGCACCAGAGGCACGACCAGCCGGACCCCAACGGGGATTATGATACCTACCCCTCGGGAACGACGTTTGAACCGGGAGTTTCCATCGGCGGCAACCTCCGCAACTTCGGCACCCTGATCGGGGGCATGGACAAGTCCCTGGGGGATCTGATGGATTACCTCAAGGAGCTGGGCGTCGCCAACAGGACGCTGGTCATTTTCATGTCTGACAACGGCGGGGACGCACCCATCCAGCAGAGCTATGACGGGAATATTCCGTGGCTTGAGAAGATAAGCGCCGTGGCCCCCCTGAGAGGACGCAAGGGCAGCCGTTATGAAGGGGGAACGCGCATCCCGATGATCGTGGGATGGGCGGAGGCGGACCCCTCCAGCTCCATCCAGCAGGAATACCCCATTCGGCAGAATGCCGTAAACCATGACATCGTGGCTATTTGGGATATTTATCCCACTATCCTGAATATGCTGAAGCTGAAGGTTCCGGTGGGCCAGCAGGTGGACGGGGAGGACATCAGCCCCTATTTCAGGGGAGACGCCTCCTTCCACCGCACCCAGAAGATATTCCAGCATTTCCCCCACCACCATTCCTACGCCAATTTCTATTCCACCTACCGGGATGGGGACTGGAAAGTCATTTACAATTACATGGACCAGTACGCCCATACGGACCTGTATTCCGGCAACGGCTACAAGACGGCGGGCCGCTTCCCGTGGCAGCTCTTCAACCTGAAGGACGACATAGGAGAGAGCAATGACCTGGCCCGGGACCCGGCGCAGCAGGAACGCCTGATGCGCATGGCGCGCGCCCTGATCCGGGAGCTCCGGCAGGTGGATGCGCAGTATCCCGTGCTTACCAGGAACGGCCAGGCGGTCGGCACGGCCTACATCCGCATGCCCGATCTTCCGGACGTGGATTCCGACGGGGACGGCGTTCCCGACCTTGTGGAAGACGCCAATGGAAACGGCCTTGTCGATCCCGGGGAAACGGACCCGGACGATGCCTCCTCCGTGGTTCCCATCCGGCAGTAA
- a CDS encoding PEP-CTERM sorting domain-containing protein, with translation MKKTLFILATMVAAAVAAEASTVLISFGINSGNGTAVVDGTYLGESGQKVNKISTGQSNSYTSGTLVTTGGDGTGITLTTGGLCCGGPGVMTDSTAKGSALGQDNKFYDVFGQDMTTGNPMGGAVNTSGSANGNFTMSLNNLSSGTYTLTMLVGRGNNYGTGNTSSFSIDGSGISNISASLDDYSTGSGATLNGTTVTGSTHTGDWMLITYTFDVAEDGTQLNIKSQGGTGNINTLALASVPEPATASLGLLGLGALLMRRRRA, from the coding sequence ATGAAGAAAACATTATTCATTCTGGCAACCATGGTTGCGGCGGCCGTGGCGGCTGAAGCCTCTACGGTTCTGATCTCCTTCGGGATCAATTCAGGCAATGGCACTGCCGTTGTGGATGGCACGTATCTTGGAGAGTCCGGACAGAAAGTGAACAAAATTTCCACCGGACAGAGCAACTCCTATACTTCCGGCACTTTGGTCACTACCGGGGGGGACGGAACCGGCATTACCCTGACGACCGGAGGGCTCTGCTGCGGCGGACCCGGTGTCATGACCGATTCCACCGCCAAAGGCTCAGCCCTGGGCCAGGACAACAAGTTTTACGACGTTTTCGGCCAGGATATGACCACGGGGAATCCCATGGGCGGAGCGGTCAATACCAGCGGCTCCGCGAATGGCAACTTCACGATGTCCCTGAACAATCTGTCCTCCGGCACCTACACGCTCACCATGCTGGTGGGACGCGGAAACAACTACGGTACGGGCAATACCTCTTCCTTCAGCATTGACGGCAGCGGCATCTCCAACATTTCCGCCAGTCTGGATGATTATTCCACCGGTTCCGGCGCCACCCTGAACGGTACAACCGTCACGGGCAGCACGCATACCGGGGACTGGATGCTGATTACTTACACGTTTGACGTGGCGGAGGACGGCACCCAGCTTAATATCAAGTCCCAGGGGGGTACCGGCAACATCAATACCCTGGCGCTGGCCTCCGTTCCGGAGCCGGCCACGGCCAGTCTCGGCCTGCTGGGCCTGGGCGCTCTGCTGATGCGCCGCAGGCGCGCGTAA
- a CDS encoding GreA/GreB family elongation factor — protein MHADLEKLLSLGKITPSLAEKLDRIAPGRYCFHSSWGAGKVISWNLAAKKLVIDFEENPEHEVALEFAPKILEFLHDDHFLARRYEDTESLINLSVDDPVELVRVTLQGYGNSLTPEKLESALKGTVIAEDKWKNWWDKVRAMLRSNVQFMMPTRKGERITLRTNILSRAQAALEDYNKAADLKAKVRVLDAIKMEAVMTEPDAVKALVQAVDADVRNGGSLALQQVLELAVLRDDLIAAVKDTEAAGEAYPLRSIVEANIGDVEHLAEVLNSMPAVRQKRVYMTLPAIFGEEWTQKALELFDASGARAVGEIAKFLIEEGQDKALVKHLKHELLRQTLPAESLIWICRQRHDASKPLFGLPVGIAMLSLIEQDHMDGGPNRMLRLKNLFMEDKNIIQEMIKGQDVAEVRQFAKMLYNTSAFSEQDRGALMARVIGVFPNLHSIVLDAMVDTSDKPEPIFVSWDSLEARKKELEELVNVKIPENLHNKKISRAEGDLRENGGYQDAKEVEKVLNRRRSELEHALALARGTDFAVTDTSRAAMGMKVTLQPLAGGDAVVYTILGAWDTNPEKHIVSYLSQVGKELTGKSVGDQVKIVPMDGDKKKVFTITKIEAAF, from the coding sequence ATGCACGCCGACTTGGAGAAATTATTGTCTCTGGGGAAAATCACCCCCTCTCTCGCTGAAAAACTTGATCGCATCGCACCTGGCCGTTACTGCTTCCATTCTTCATGGGGCGCCGGCAAAGTCATTTCCTGGAACCTGGCCGCCAAAAAGCTGGTTATTGATTTTGAGGAAAATCCGGAACATGAAGTTGCCCTGGAATTTGCTCCCAAAATTTTGGAGTTCCTCCATGATGACCATTTCCTGGCCAGGCGGTATGAAGATACGGAATCCCTCATCAACCTGTCTGTGGATGATCCGGTGGAATTGGTCCGCGTTACCCTGCAGGGCTACGGCAATTCCCTTACCCCGGAAAAGCTGGAATCCGCTCTGAAAGGCACCGTGATCGCGGAGGATAAATGGAAGAACTGGTGGGACAAGGTGCGCGCCATGCTCCGTTCCAACGTCCAGTTCATGATGCCCACCCGCAAGGGAGAGCGCATCACGCTCCGCACGAATATTCTTTCCCGCGCCCAGGCCGCCCTGGAGGATTACAACAAGGCCGCCGACCTGAAAGCCAAGGTGCGCGTGCTGGACGCCATCAAGATGGAAGCGGTCATGACGGAGCCGGACGCCGTCAAGGCCCTGGTTCAGGCAGTGGACGCGGATGTGCGCAACGGCGGCAGCCTGGCTCTCCAGCAGGTGCTGGAACTGGCCGTGCTCCGGGACGACCTGATCGCTGCCGTGAAGGACACGGAGGCGGCCGGGGAAGCCTATCCCCTCCGCTCCATCGTGGAAGCCAACATCGGCGATGTGGAACACTTGGCGGAAGTGCTCAATTCCATGCCTGCTGTACGCCAGAAGCGCGTGTATATGACGCTGCCAGCCATCTTTGGCGAGGAGTGGACGCAGAAGGCCCTGGAGCTGTTTGACGCAAGCGGCGCCCGCGCCGTGGGTGAAATAGCCAAATTCCTGATTGAAGAGGGGCAGGACAAGGCCCTGGTCAAGCATCTGAAGCATGAACTGCTGCGCCAGACCCTTCCGGCGGAATCCCTGATCTGGATCTGCCGCCAGCGCCATGACGCCTCCAAGCCCCTCTTCGGGCTTCCGGTGGGCATCGCCATGCTCTCCCTGATTGAGCAGGACCACATGGACGGGGGCCCCAACCGCATGCTGCGCCTGAAGAACCTGTTCATGGAGGACAAGAACATCATCCAGGAAATGATCAAGGGGCAGGACGTGGCGGAAGTGCGCCAGTTCGCCAAGATGCTGTACAATACGTCCGCCTTCTCCGAACAGGACCGCGGCGCGCTGATGGCCCGCGTGATCGGCGTTTTCCCGAATCTGCACTCCATCGTGCTGGACGCCATGGTGGATACCTCCGACAAGCCGGAACCGATCTTCGTTTCCTGGGACAGCCTGGAAGCCCGCAAGAAGGAGCTGGAGGAACTGGTAAACGTGAAGATTCCGGAAAACCTGCACAACAAGAAGATTTCCCGTGCGGAGGGGGACCTCCGTGAAAACGGCGGCTACCAAGACGCCAAGGAAGTGGAAAAGGTGCTCAACCGCCGCCGCTCCGAACTGGAGCACGCGCTGGCGCTGGCCCGCGGCACGGACTTTGCCGTGACGGATACCTCCAGAGCCGCCATGGGGATGAAGGTGACCCTCCAGCCCCTGGCCGGGGGAGATGCCGTGGTATACACCATTCTGGGGGCATGGGACACGAATCCGGAAAAACACATTGTCTCCTATCTTTCCCAGGTGGGCAAGGAGCTGACGGGCAAGAGCGTGGGAGACCAGGTGAAGATCGTCCCGATGGACGGAGACAAGAAGAAGGTGTTCACGATCACGAAGATTGAAGCCGCTTTTTAG
- the purC gene encoding phosphoribosylaminoimidazolesuccinocarboxamide synthase, whose translation MEPIYEGKAKRLYTTDNPNVLRMEYKDDATAGNGAKKAQFENKGRMNKAITLVIYRMLESKGVKTHLVADVDDINIDVKKVSILPLEVIVRNIAAGSFSRRMGVKEGTPFKKPIVEFSYKDDDLGDPFINDDYARELNAATEEECAFLKDQARIVNDVLIDFFKQVGLTLVDFKIEFGRLAEDPSQIVLADEISPDTCRLWDIKTGEKMDKDRFRQDLGNVMEAYEEVLSRLQNKA comes from the coding sequence ATGGAACCTATCTACGAAGGCAAGGCCAAACGGCTTTATACGACCGACAATCCCAACGTCCTCCGCATGGAATACAAGGACGACGCTACCGCCGGAAACGGCGCCAAGAAAGCCCAGTTTGAGAACAAGGGCAGGATGAACAAGGCCATCACCCTGGTCATCTACCGCATGCTGGAAAGCAAGGGCGTGAAGACCCACCTGGTCGCCGACGTGGACGACATCAACATTGACGTGAAAAAGGTTTCCATCCTCCCTCTGGAAGTGATCGTGCGCAACATCGCCGCCGGTTCCTTCAGCCGCCGCATGGGCGTCAAGGAAGGCACCCCCTTCAAGAAGCCGATTGTGGAGTTCTCCTACAAGGACGACGATCTGGGCGATCCCTTCATCAATGACGATTACGCCCGCGAACTGAACGCCGCCACGGAAGAGGAATGCGCCTTCCTGAAGGACCAGGCCCGCATCGTAAACGACGTGCTGATTGATTTCTTCAAGCAGGTAGGCCTGACGCTGGTGGACTTCAAGATCGAATTCGGCCGTCTGGCGGAAGACCCCTCCCAGATCGTGCTGGCGGACGAGATTTCCCCGGACACCTGCCGCCTGTGGGACATCAAGACCGGCGAGAAGATGGACAAGGACCGCTTCCGCCAGGACCTGGGCAACGTGATGGAAGCCTACGAGGAAGTCCTCTCCCGGCTCCAGAACAAGGCCTGA